The sequence CAAAGAACCGTGGCGGTGTCTCAAGCAGCATCCTGACCGGGTTGTGACGGCTCAGTTTCCATTCTGCCCGGTTCAGCTGTTTGAAGAGCACCGTCGCCGATGAGTGCCAACTCCACCAGAGGTTGTAGGCGAGGTCAACCAGCCCGAAGATCCGCTCCGGGACGTGGGCGAACCGATCATAGGGTATCTCTGTCTTCATCGTGACCACTGCCTGGGATGGACTGGCATTACCTTTCAGGTGTGATAAGTGCTTCTGTCATGCAGGAGCGGCGGGGACCGCCCTGCGGGCAGGGGATGTCGCAGTCAGAAACCGGGCCGCTCTTCGCGATACGCAGGTCCCGGAGATAAATATCACGAGATCCTGCCTGAGGTGGGCCGGAGAGAATGGAAGGGTATTATATGCACCTCTTACCGATGCTCTTTCACCGAAAGGCCCGGAGGAGCGTGATTGGAGTGCGACAGATGATCGAGGCGGACGACCTCACGAAGGACTACGGTGACGTCACCGCGGTGAACGGGGTATCGCTCTGTGTCGCAAAAGGAGAACTCTTCGGCCTGCTCGGGCCGAACGGGTCCGGCAAGACGACGATGATCAGAATGCTGACCGGGCAGGTCAGGCCGACGTCCGGGTCGGCCCGGGTGATGGGTCTTGATGTGGTGAAGGATCCCATCCGGGTCCGGGAGCTCGTCGGGATCATCCCCGAACAGGAGACGCCGCCAAGTTTCCTTACCGCCGAGGAGTACCTCCGCTTCGTGGCCCGCATCCGGAACCTCGACCGGGTCGATGAGCGGTGCGACCACTGGTTTGACCTGCTGGAGTTCC is a genomic window of Methanoculleus bourgensis MS2 containing:
- a CDS encoding ABC transporter ATP-binding protein; its protein translation is MRQMIEADDLTKDYGDVTAVNGVSLCVAKGELFGLLGPNGSGKTTMIRMLTGQVRPTSGSARVMGLDVVKDPIRVRELVGIIPEQETPPSFLTAEEYLRFVARIRNLDRVDERCDHWFDLLEFREKRDVLCKDLSRGTRQKLMFAQAFLHEPRLALIDEPLINLDPIMQRTVKDFLRSYVRDGGTVFLSTHILEIAEEICDRIGIIHNGRLLHAGQVDDLTGSGRHLESFFLDLVRGDAGA